From the genome of Hathewaya histolytica, one region includes:
- a CDS encoding stage II sporulation protein P, producing MSNKGVKYNIRKGKNNRCVFNRNINISQKKKIYSFFILSIFVVSILIPNRINASTGKGKNDFLYTNLIKFTFPNIKIISKDKNVNLLGLLLGKKDSEDLIKNEVSYLKNYKQNKGALDSAEQHNSDEDDKDSEALFILDDKSVTKFKDNVQEKEIVTQDSKNFKNSPFKNEKRPEKPQVLIYHSHTHEGFIPGKPQENNNEYNIVAVGETLKNNLEQNFNVNVIHDKSVHDTTYTRSYQNSGATLSKYLKQYGDFDLIIDLHRDSLNSKEPVVCKVNGENAARFMFVVATENPKYATGNKKVVENLVNISNKNYPGLIRGKSIFAYRRGMGYYNQNKSSNSVLIEMGAQCNNISEVKNTAKYLSPIIAEYLKTKK from the coding sequence ATGAGTAACAAAGGCGTTAAGTATAATATAAGAAAAGGTAAGAATAATAGATGCGTTTTTAACAGAAACATAAATATTTCACAGAAGAAAAAAATATATTCTTTTTTTATTCTAAGTATATTTGTTGTAAGTATTTTAATTCCAAACAGAATCAATGCAAGTACGGGAAAGGGAAAAAATGATTTTCTATATACAAATTTAATAAAGTTTACTTTTCCGAATATAAAGATTATAAGTAAGGATAAAAATGTTAATCTCCTAGGGTTATTGTTGGGAAAAAAAGACTCTGAAGATTTAATAAAAAATGAGGTTTCTTACTTGAAGAATTATAAACAAAATAAGGGTGCTTTAGATAGTGCGGAACAACATAATTCAGATGAAGATGATAAAGATAGTGAGGCGCTTTTTATTCTGGATGATAAATCTGTCACAAAATTTAAAGATAATGTACAAGAAAAAGAGATAGTTACTCAAGATAGTAAGAATTTTAAAAACTCTCCATTTAAAAATGAAAAAAGGCCTGAAAAACCTCAAGTATTAATATATCATTCCCATACACATGAAGGTTTCATTCCAGGGAAACCACAGGAGAATAATAATGAATATAATATAGTTGCTGTAGGCGAGACATTGAAGAATAATTTAGAACAAAACTTTAATGTAAATGTAATTCATGATAAAAGTGTCCATGATACCACCTACACGAGAAGTTACCAAAATTCAGGAGCGACTTTAAGTAAATATCTAAAACAATATGGGGATTTTGATTTGATAATAGATTTGCATAGAGATTCCTTAAACTCTAAAGAACCAGTAGTATGTAAAGTCAATGGAGAAAATGCTGCTCGTTTTATGTTTGTTGTAGCTACAGAAAATCCGAAATACGCTACAGGGAATAAAAAAGTAGTAGAAAACTTAGTTAATATATCAAATAAAAATTATCCAGGACTTATTAGAGGTAAATCAATATTTGCATATAGAAGAGGTATGGGATACTATAATCAAAACAAAAGTTCAAATTCAGTTCTAATAGAAATGGGTGCACAATGTAATAATATCAGTGAAGTTAAAAATACAGCAAAATATTTATCTCCTATAATTGCGGAATATCTTAAAACAAAAAAATGA
- the hemW gene encoding radical SAM family heme chaperone HemW has translation MKEKSLYIHIPFCPKKCLYCDFSSFANIEYLMDDYVDALCKEILFYKNIYKFKTIFIGGGTPTFLNIQNLEKLGECIKELDLSKDLEFTMEGNPGTFNLQKLKAIKGIGVNRLSMGVQSYDNNLLDKIGRIHTAEEFEKNYFLCREAGFDNINLDLMFGLPSQKLEHWKTTLQKAVLLNPEHLSCYSLIIEEGTPFYKMYKDRKGLPTEEEEREMYNYTLQFLKHKGYKQYEISNFAKEGKKCKHNLAYWDLEDYLGCGTAAHSFIEGNRMENVTSIKDYIDRINSEECSIGHKHVNSNTETIEEFMFMGLRKIDGIDKNIFKNKFNIEIHDIYNKVIEKYKKLNLLYEDENKLALTKEGIEFSNTVMAEFILD, from the coding sequence ATGAAGGAAAAATCATTGTATATTCACATACCATTTTGCCCTAAGAAATGTCTATACTGTGACTTTAGTTCCTTTGCTAACATAGAGTATTTAATGGATGATTATGTAGATGCACTATGCAAAGAAATACTTTTCTATAAGAATATTTATAAGTTTAAAACTATATTTATAGGTGGGGGAACTCCCACCTTTTTAAATATACAAAATTTAGAGAAGTTAGGCGAATGCATAAAGGAATTAGATTTAAGTAAAGATTTAGAGTTTACTATGGAGGGTAATCCGGGAACTTTCAACTTACAGAAATTAAAAGCAATAAAAGGAATAGGAGTAAATAGATTAAGTATGGGTGTGCAATCTTATGATAACAATCTATTGGATAAGATCGGAAGGATTCACACTGCAGAAGAATTTGAAAAGAATTATTTTTTATGTAGAGAAGCTGGATTTGATAATATAAATTTAGATTTAATGTTTGGATTACCATCACAAAAACTAGAACATTGGAAAACTACATTGCAAAAAGCAGTTTTACTAAATCCAGAACATTTATCTTGTTATAGCCTGATAATTGAAGAAGGTACACCTTTTTATAAAATGTATAAAGATAGAAAGGGATTACCTACAGAAGAAGAAGAAAGAGAGATGTATAATTATACATTACAATTCTTAAAGCATAAAGGTTATAAACAATATGAAATATCTAACTTCGCTAAAGAAGGTAAGAAGTGTAAACATAATCTAGCTTACTGGGACCTAGAAGATTATTTAGGGTGTGGAACTGCTGCACATTCTTTTATAGAGGGTAATAGAATGGAGAATGTTACATCAATAAAAGATTATATAGACAGAATCAATTCTGAAGAGTGTTCTATAGGCCATAAGCATGTAAACTCAAATACTGAAACTATAGAAGAATTTATGTTTATGGGACTTAGAAAGATAGACGGGATAGACAAAAATATTTTTAAGAACAAATTTAATATTGAAATTCATGATATATATAATAAAGTAATTGAAAAATATAAGAAATTAAATTTATTATATGAGGATGAAAATAAATTAGCTTTAACTAAAGAAGGTATAGAATTTTCAAACACAGTAATGGCCGAATTTATTTTAGACTAA
- the dnaK gene encoding molecular chaperone DnaK, which produces MAKIIGIDLGTTNSCVSVMEGGDPVVIPNAEGARTTPSVVSFQADGSRLVGQVAKRQSITNPDKTIISIKRYMGTDHKTVIDGKEYTPQEISAMTLQKLKADAEAYLGEKVTEAVITVPAYFNDSERQATKDAGKIAGLNVRRIINEPTAAALAYGLDKMDSNHKILVYDLGGGTFDVSILELGDGVFEVLATNGDTKLGGDDFDQKVIDYIADTFKAENGIDLKGDKMALQRLKEAAEKAKIELSSSNQTNINLPFITADATGPKHIDMNITRAKFNELTADLVQRTIEPIKKALSDSGLSINDIEKVILVGGSTRIPAVQEAVKNFTGKEPSKGVNPDECVAMGAAVQAGVLTGEVKDILLLDVTPLTLGIETLGGVATPLIERNTTIPAKKSQIFSTAADSQTSVEIHVVQGERQMATDNKTLGRFTLSGIAPAPRGIPQIEVTFDIDANGIVNVSAKDKGTGKEANITITASTNLSDDDINKAVEEAQKFEEEDKKRKEAIDTKNNADQIAYQTESTLKELGDKVSAEDKSKVEAKLEELKKVKDGEDIEAIKKATEELTQEFYAVSSKMYQAANPEGAQGFDPNAQNATGADQNTDKKDDNVVDADYEVNDDK; this is translated from the coding sequence ATGGCAAAAATTATAGGTATTGATTTAGGTACAACAAATTCTTGTGTATCAGTTATGGAGGGTGGAGATCCAGTAGTAATTCCTAACGCAGAAGGAGCTAGAACAACTCCATCAGTAGTTTCTTTTCAAGCAGATGGTTCAAGATTAGTGGGGCAAGTTGCAAAGAGACAATCAATTACAAACCCAGATAAAACAATAATTTCTATTAAAAGATATATGGGAACTGACCATAAAACAGTAATAGATGGAAAAGAATATACACCTCAAGAAATTTCAGCAATGACTCTTCAAAAATTAAAAGCAGATGCTGAAGCATATTTAGGAGAAAAAGTTACAGAAGCAGTTATTACTGTTCCAGCATATTTTAATGATAGTGAAAGACAAGCAACTAAAGATGCTGGTAAAATCGCAGGATTAAATGTAAGAAGAATTATAAATGAACCAACAGCAGCAGCACTTGCATATGGTCTTGATAAAATGGATTCAAACCATAAAATATTAGTATATGACTTAGGGGGAGGAACTTTTGACGTATCTATTCTAGAATTAGGAGATGGAGTTTTCGAAGTTCTTGCTACTAATGGAGATACTAAATTAGGTGGAGACGATTTCGACCAAAAAGTTATAGATTATATAGCAGACACATTTAAAGCAGAAAATGGAATTGATTTAAAAGGAGATAAAATGGCTCTTCAAAGATTAAAAGAAGCAGCTGAGAAAGCTAAGATTGAATTATCTTCATCAAATCAAACAAATATTAACCTTCCATTTATAACAGCTGATGCTACAGGACCAAAACATATAGATATGAATATAACAAGAGCTAAGTTTAATGAACTTACAGCTGACTTAGTTCAAAGAACAATAGAACCTATTAAAAAAGCTTTAAGTGATTCAGGCTTAAGTATTAATGACATAGAGAAAGTTATATTAGTTGGTGGTTCTACAAGAATACCAGCAGTACAAGAAGCTGTTAAGAACTTTACAGGAAAAGAACCTTCAAAAGGAGTTAACCCAGATGAGTGTGTTGCAATGGGAGCAGCAGTTCAAGCAGGTGTACTTACAGGCGAAGTTAAAGATATATTACTTCTTGATGTAACACCATTAACTCTTGGAATTGAAACTCTAGGGGGAGTAGCAACTCCTCTTATTGAAAGAAATACAACAATACCAGCTAAGAAGAGTCAAATATTCTCAACAGCAGCAGATAGCCAAACTTCAGTGGAAATTCATGTAGTTCAAGGTGAAAGACAAATGGCTACAGATAATAAAACATTAGGAAGATTTACTTTATCAGGAATAGCTCCAGCACCAAGAGGAATTCCTCAAATCGAAGTAACTTTTGATATAGATGCTAACGGTATAGTTAATGTTTCTGCAAAAGATAAGGGAACAGGAAAAGAGGCTAACATAACAATTACAGCTTCAACAAATCTTTCAGATGATGATATAAATAAAGCTGTAGAAGAAGCACAAAAATTTGAAGAAGAAGATAAGAAGAGAAAAGAAGCAATAGATACTAAAAACAATGCTGATCAAATAGCATATCAAACAGAAAGCACTTTAAAAGAATTAGGTGATAAGGTATCTGCAGAAGATAAGAGTAAGGTAGAAGCTAAGCTAGAAGAATTAAAGAAAGTTAAAGATGGAGAAGACATAGAAGCTATAAAGAAAGCTACAGAAGAGTTAACTCAAGAATTCTATGCTGTATCATCTAAAATGTATCAAGCAGCTAACCCAGAAGGTGCCCAAGGTTTTGATCCAAATGCGCAAAATGCAACAGGAGCAGACCAAAATACAGATAAAAAAGATGATAATGTAGTAGATGCAGATTATGAAGTAAATGACGATAAATAA
- the hrcA gene encoding heat-inducible transcriptional repressor HrcA, protein MEDRKIKILEAIIRDYVVTGEPVGSRTIAKKYDLGVSSATIRNEMADLEELGYLQQLHSSSGRIPSDLGYRLYVDKLMQLTKLTDEEKFLIQNKLIDRAIYELDKVVNEATRILTSLTDMVCIVKTPSLKKSTIKQIQLISIDRNTILVVIITDSGLIKNDIIRTQKPIESHILLKLNNLVNLRLSNLSIEDMDLEVINNLKNDLTGHDDIFNALIPTLYSTLKNMESSKVYAEGTVNILNYQEYSDIEKAKEFFEFVNNEENLRRLLNLDDKSKKIRINIGMENNLQQAKEYSIITAFYGFKDKPLGTIGVIGPTRMNYDRVISSIISLVEELNINILKIYK, encoded by the coding sequence ATGGAAGATAGAAAAATAAAAATTCTAGAAGCCATAATTAGGGATTATGTTGTAACAGGAGAACCTGTAGGCTCCAGAACAATTGCTAAAAAGTATGATTTAGGAGTTAGCTCAGCTACAATTAGAAATGAAATGGCTGATTTGGAGGAATTAGGTTATCTACAGCAATTACATAGTTCTTCCGGTAGGATACCATCAGACCTTGGATATAGGCTATATGTAGATAAGTTAATGCAATTAACAAAACTTACAGATGAAGAAAAGTTTTTAATTCAAAATAAGCTTATAGATAGGGCTATATACGAACTAGATAAAGTTGTTAATGAGGCAACAAGAATTTTAACTAGTCTAACTGATATGGTGTGTATAGTAAAGACACCGTCACTGAAAAAAAGTACAATAAAGCAAATTCAGCTGATTAGTATAGATAGAAATACTATACTTGTGGTAATAATAACGGATAGCGGACTTATTAAAAATGATATAATAAGAACGCAAAAACCTATAGAATCACATATACTATTAAAGTTAAATAATTTAGTTAACTTAAGACTATCAAATCTTTCTATAGAAGATATGGACCTTGAAGTTATAAACAATTTAAAAAATGACTTGACCGGTCATGATGATATTTTTAATGCGCTTATTCCTACTTTATATTCAACCCTTAAAAATATGGAATCTTCTAAAGTTTATGCAGAGGGAACCGTAAATATATTAAATTATCAAGAGTATAGTGATATAGAAAAGGCTAAGGAATTTTTTGAATTTGTAAATAATGAGGAGAATTTAAGACGATTATTAAATTTAGACGATAAAAGTAAAAAAATAAGAATAAATATAGGTATGGAAAATAATTTACAGCAAGCAAAAGAGTATAGCATAATAACGGCTTTTTATGGATTTAAAGATAAACCTCTTGGTACTATAGGGGTAATAGGGCCAACTAGAATGAATTATGATAGAGTTATTTCATCTATTATAAGTCTTGTAGAAGAATTAAATATTAATATTTTAAAAATATATAAATAG
- the grpE gene encoding nucleotide exchange factor GrpE — MVINNADENINKESVDLDEHIESEECCSNCETQCECDKEEAKTEQSKEELLEKELEELRVEHSKLKDENKFTANRLKVVEDKYSSLFNEYENYRKRTAKEKENIFNDSCGDVLKEFLPVLDNLERAIDAGGSLEELKIGVEMTLKGFKAAFEKLSVEEISTNEGFDPNYHNAVMHVEDKEYGQNQIVEVFQKGYKREEKVIRHSMVKVAN; from the coding sequence TTGGTTATAAATAATGCTGATGAAAACATAAATAAAGAATCAGTAGATTTAGATGAACATATAGAGAGTGAAGAGTGCTGCTCTAACTGTGAAACTCAGTGTGAATGTGACAAAGAGGAAGCTAAAACAGAGCAATCTAAAGAAGAATTATTAGAGAAAGAATTGGAAGAACTTAGGGTGGAACATTCCAAACTAAAGGACGAGAATAAATTTACAGCAAATAGGCTTAAAGTTGTAGAGGATAAGTATTCAAGTCTTTTTAATGAATATGAAAATTATAGAAAAAGAACTGCAAAAGAAAAGGAAAACATCTTCAATGATTCTTGTGGAGATGTACTAAAAGAATTTTTACCTGTTTTAGATAACTTAGAAAGAGCAATAGATGCTGGTGGTTCTTTAGAGGAACTTAAGATAGGTGTGGAAATGACTTTGAAAGGTTTTAAAGCTGCCTTTGAAAAGTTATCAGTTGAAGAAATATCAACTAATGAAGGATTTGATCCAAATTATCATAATGCAGTAATGCATGTTGAAGATAAAGAGTATGGTCAAAATCAAATAGTTGAAGTTTTCCAAAAAGGATACAAAAGAGAAGAAAAAGTTATAAGACATAGCATGGTAAAAGTTGCAAATTAG
- the gpr gene encoding GPR endopeptidase codes for MLKNIRTDLALEAQEMYKEENKNYIPGTEVKEYIEDGIKITDVRVVSEEGEEIMGKPRGSYITIEIPDFVYYDNNSMEDISKVMAKTLQPLIKLEDSMTVLVVGLGNWNITPDAVGPKAVSKLMITRHLKELVPDSIDEGVRPVCAIAPGVLGITGIETSEVIKGVVEKIKPNLVICIDALASRRTERVNKTIQISTTGISPGAGVGNKRTEISEKTLGVPVIAVGIPTVVDAATLANDTIDLVLDQMIMKAEKGGKFYSLLKSIDKNEKELMIKEILYPYVGDLMVTPKEVDMVIESIAKIIATGVNIALQPALELEDINKYIN; via the coding sequence GTGTTAAAAAATATTAGAACAGATTTAGCCCTAGAAGCCCAAGAAATGTATAAGGAAGAAAACAAAAATTATATTCCTGGGACTGAAGTTAAGGAATATATAGAAGATGGTATTAAAATTACTGATGTTAGAGTTGTAAGTGAAGAAGGGGAAGAAATAATGGGAAAACCAAGAGGATCATACATAACTATAGAAATTCCCGATTTTGTTTATTATGATAACAATTCTATGGAAGATATAAGTAAGGTTATGGCGAAGACTTTACAGCCCTTAATTAAACTTGAAGATAGTATGACTGTACTTGTAGTTGGTCTTGGAAATTGGAATATCACCCCTGATGCTGTAGGGCCTAAGGCGGTATCTAAGCTTATGATAACAAGGCATTTAAAAGAACTTGTTCCAGATAGTATAGATGAAGGCGTAAGACCAGTTTGTGCCATAGCACCTGGAGTTCTAGGTATAACAGGAATAGAAACTAGTGAAGTTATAAAAGGCGTAGTAGAAAAAATTAAACCTAATTTAGTTATATGTATAGATGCATTAGCATCAAGAAGAACTGAGAGAGTTAATAAGACTATTCAAATAAGTACTACAGGCATATCACCAGGGGCTGGTGTTGGGAATAAAAGAACGGAAATAAGTGAAAAAACATTAGGAGTACCCGTAATTGCTGTGGGGATACCGACAGTAGTAGATGCGGCTACACTAGCCAATGATACTATAGATCTTGTGTTAGATCAGATGATAATGAAAGCTGAAAAAGGCGGGAAGTTTTATAGTCTTTTAAAAAGTATAGATAAAAATGAAAAAGAATTAATGATAAAAGAAATATTATATCCATATGTAGGAGATCTTATGGTTACACCTAAAGAAGTAGATATGGTAATAGAATCCATAGCAAAAATTATTGCAACCGGGGTTAATATAGCTCTTCAACCTGCACTTGAATTAGAAGACATAAATAAGTATATAAATTAA
- the dnaJ gene encoding molecular chaperone DnaJ — MARDYYEVLGIEKGADDAQIKRAFKKLALKYHPDRNPEDKEAEEKFKEINEAYQVLSDSEKRARYDQFGTTDFSGGFDGGFGGAGFDFSDLGDIFGDIFGGGFGGFGGGRRNPNAPRKGEDLETTINLTFEEAVFGCEKELKINKHEHCTTCKGNGAKPGTSPKTCDKCGGTGRITIQKRTAFGAFSTQTTCDKCSGLGTYIEEKCTTCRGTGRLKKQKKISIKVPAGVDTGNIIPIRGQGEPGDNKGPSGDLYVHIRVSNHNIFERRGFDIYIDQHISVGKAILGTELKVPTVDGEVIYKVPEGTQSNTVFRLKNKGVPKVNGVGRGDQYVKVIVDIPKKLSEEQKKALLNFMEASGEEVQVKKEEHKGLFDSLKRKK, encoded by the coding sequence ATGGCAAGAGACTATTATGAAGTATTAGGAATAGAAAAAGGTGCTGATGATGCACAGATAAAAAGAGCCTTTAAAAAGCTTGCTTTAAAATACCATCCAGATAGAAATCCAGAAGACAAGGAAGCAGAAGAAAAATTTAAAGAAATAAATGAGGCTTACCAAGTTTTATCAGATTCAGAAAAAAGAGCTAGATATGATCAATTTGGAACAACTGATTTTTCTGGCGGATTTGATGGAGGTTTTGGTGGCGCCGGATTCGACTTCTCAGACTTAGGCGATATTTTTGGAGATATATTTGGTGGAGGTTTTGGTGGTTTTGGGGGTGGTAGAAGAAACCCTAACGCACCAAGAAAAGGTGAAGATTTAGAAACTACTATAAATTTAACTTTTGAAGAGGCAGTATTTGGATGCGAAAAAGAACTTAAAATAAATAAGCATGAACACTGTACCACATGTAAGGGGAATGGAGCGAAGCCAGGAACTTCACCGAAAACTTGTGATAAGTGTGGTGGGACAGGTAGAATAACCATTCAAAAAAGAACTGCATTTGGTGCTTTCTCAACTCAAACTACCTGTGATAAATGTAGTGGATTAGGTACTTATATAGAAGAAAAATGTACAACATGTAGGGGAACTGGAAGACTTAAAAAGCAAAAGAAAATTTCAATAAAAGTTCCTGCAGGAGTTGATACAGGAAATATAATACCTATTAGAGGACAGGGTGAACCTGGTGATAATAAGGGTCCTTCAGGTGATTTATATGTTCATATAAGGGTGTCAAATCATAATATTTTCGAAAGAAGAGGTTTTGATATTTATATAGACCAACATATAAGTGTAGGCAAGGCTATTTTAGGAACAGAACTTAAAGTTCCTACGGTAGATGGTGAAGTTATATATAAAGTACCAGAGGGAACTCAATCTAATACGGTGTTTAGACTTAAAAACAAAGGAGTTCCTAAAGTAAATGGAGTTGGTCGTGGTGATCAATATGTTAAGGTTATAGTTGATATACCTAAAAAGTTAAGTGAAGAACAAAAAAAGGCACTACTTAACTTTATGGAAGCTTCAGGTGAAGAAGTACAAGTGAAAAAAGAAGAGCATAAAGGTTTATTTGATTCTCTTAAGAGAAAAAAATAG
- the lepA gene encoding translation elongation factor 4 translates to MESNRQKYIRNFCIIAHIDHGKSTLADRLLEKTGTLTQREMDNQVLDNMELERERGITIKSQAARLVYKAKDGNEYILNLIDTPGHVDFNYEVSRSLAACEGALLVVDATQGIQAQTLANCYLAVDSDLEISPVINKIDLPSARPNEIKEEIEDVIGIEASDAPLISAKTGLNIEDVLENVIEKIPEPSGDENAPLKALIFDSYYDSYKGIVSYVRIKDGVVKKGSTIKLMVTDKTYDVVEVGVFTPGYLPVNELRAGDVGYICASIKNVKDARVGDTITDAKNPTKEALKGYRPAMPMVYSGIYPLDGAKYDELRESLEKLQLNDAALAFEPETSIALGFGFRCGFLGLLHMEIIQERIEREFGIDIITTAPSVVYKVYKTNGEELEITNPTNMPEPSEITHMEEPIVKASIITPSEYVGAIMELCQDRRGNFIDMQYIETTRVVLNYDIPLNEIIYDFFDALKSRTKGYASFDYELKGYKETKLVKLDLLLNKEKVDALSLIVPEERAYMRGRIIAEKLKELIPRQLFEIPIQATVGAKVIARETIKAMRKDVLAKCYGGDISRKRKLLEKQKKGKKRMRQLGNVEVPQEAFMAVLKTDD, encoded by the coding sequence ATGGAAAGTAATAGACAGAAATATATAAGAAATTTCTGTATAATAGCTCATATAGATCACGGAAAATCAACACTAGCAGATAGATTATTAGAAAAGACTGGAACTTTAACTCAAAGAGAAATGGATAATCAAGTATTAGACAATATGGAACTTGAAAGAGAAAGAGGAATTACAATAAAATCACAAGCTGCTAGATTAGTATATAAGGCTAAAGATGGAAATGAGTATATATTAAATTTAATTGATACTCCGGGGCATGTAGACTTTAATTATGAAGTTTCAAGGAGTCTTGCTGCTTGTGAAGGTGCTCTACTTGTAGTAGATGCAACTCAAGGAATTCAAGCACAAACCTTAGCGAATTGCTATCTTGCAGTAGATAGTGATTTAGAGATTTCACCGGTAATAAATAAAATAGACTTGCCAAGTGCAAGACCGAATGAAATAAAAGAAGAGATTGAAGATGTAATTGGTATAGAAGCTAGCGATGCACCACTTATATCTGCAAAAACAGGACTAAATATAGAAGATGTATTAGAAAACGTAATAGAGAAGATACCAGAGCCTTCTGGTGATGAAAATGCACCTCTTAAAGCCTTGATATTTGACTCTTACTATGATAGTTATAAAGGTATTGTAAGCTATGTTAGAATAAAAGACGGTGTTGTAAAAAAAGGTTCTACTATAAAGCTAATGGTTACAGATAAAACCTATGATGTTGTTGAAGTAGGTGTTTTTACACCTGGATATCTTCCAGTAAATGAATTAAGGGCTGGAGATGTTGGTTATATCTGTGCATCTATTAAGAATGTAAAAGATGCTAGAGTTGGAGATACTATAACTGATGCAAAGAATCCTACAAAAGAGGCATTAAAAGGTTATAGACCAGCTATGCCTATGGTGTATAGTGGTATTTACCCATTAGATGGTGCAAAGTATGATGAATTAAGAGAATCATTAGAAAAACTTCAGTTAAATGATGCGGCTCTTGCCTTTGAACCTGAAACATCAATTGCTTTAGGATTTGGATTTAGATGTGGGTTCCTTGGGTTACTTCATATGGAGATAATTCAGGAAAGAATTGAAAGAGAATTTGGTATAGATATTATAACCACTGCTCCATCCGTTGTTTACAAAGTTTATAAAACCAATGGAGAAGAACTTGAGATTACAAATCCAACTAATATGCCAGAACCATCTGAGATAACTCATATGGAAGAGCCTATAGTAAAGGCATCTATAATTACACCTTCAGAATATGTAGGAGCCATTATGGAACTTTGCCAAGATAGAAGAGGGAATTTTATAGATATGCAGTACATAGAGACTACAAGAGTTGTTTTAAACTATGATATTCCATTAAATGAGATCATATATGATTTCTTTGATGCCTTAAAGTCAAGAACTAAAGGATATGCATCTTTTGATTATGAATTAAAAGGATATAAAGAGACCAAACTTGTTAAGCTTGATTTATTACTTAACAAAGAAAAGGTAGATGCACTTTCTTTAATAGTTCCAGAGGAAAGAGCATATATGAGAGGTAGAATAATTGCAGAAAAATTAAAGGAATTAATACCAAGACAGTTATTCGAAATACCAATACAAGCTACTGTAGGTGCTAAGGTAATTGCAAGAGAGACTATAAAGGCTATGAGAAAAGATGTTCTTGCAAAATGCTACGGTGGTGATATATCAAGAAAGAGAAAACTTCTTGAAAAGCAGAAAAAAGGTAAGAAGAGAATGAGACAGTTAGGAAACGTTGAGGTACCACAAGAAGCATTCATGGCAGTGCTTAAAACAGATGATTAA